In uncultured Methanobrevibacter sp., one DNA window encodes the following:
- a CDS encoding formylmethanofuran dehydrogenase subunit C: protein MFNLKTITFDQIKTSSIALEFDELIPDEIYSWTEADFAKYQVPIGNSRFPITDFFDITVEGEADGADDVKMILNGDLNRVKYIGCKMSGGDIVCNSSVDLHVGAEMSGGSILVKGNAAAHAGREMSGGYLEIEGNTKEFTGASYIGEWRGMTGGQIVVGGNAGKQCGECLTGGRIHVKGDCDILAGIHMTKGIIEIDGNVNRWPGGQMKNGNIVIHGFLGRLLEGFVLDGVVVDPEVDGVTFEGKYIKYTGDIGLNGKGNLYLDAEANKEKLATYGELDDEYTSIREYRNL, encoded by the coding sequence GTGTTTAATTTGAAAACAATTACATTTGATCAAATAAAAACTTCTTCAATCGCTTTAGAATTTGATGAATTAATTCCTGATGAAATTTATTCATGGACTGAAGCTGATTTCGCAAAATATCAAGTACCTATTGGAAACTCAAGATTCCCAATCACTGACTTCTTCGATATCACTGTTGAAGGAGAAGCAGATGGTGCTGATGATGTTAAAATGATTCTCAACGGTGATTTAAACAGAGTAAAATACATCGGTTGTAAAATGAGTGGTGGAGACATCGTATGTAACAGCAGTGTAGATTTACACGTTGGTGCTGAAATGAGCGGTGGATCCATTCTTGTTAAAGGTAATGCAGCAGCTCACGCTGGAAGAGAAATGTCCGGTGGATACCTTGAAATTGAAGGAAACACTAAAGAATTTACTGGTGCTTCTTACATTGGTGAATGGAGAGGTATGACTGGAGGACAAATTGTTGTCGGCGGAAACGCTGGTAAACAATGTGGTGAATGTTTAACCGGTGGTAGAATCCACGTTAAAGGTGACTGTGATATCTTAGCTGGTATTCACATGACCAAAGGTATCATTGAAATCGACGGTAACGTTAACCGTTGGCCTGGTGGACAAATGAAAAACGGTAACATTGTTATCCACGGATTCCTTGGAAGATTACTCGAAGGATTCGTTCTCGACGGTGTTGTTGTAGACCCTGAAGTTGACGGAGTCACTTTCGAAGGTAAATATATTAAATATACTGGAGATATTGGTCTTAACGGTAAAGGTAACCTTTACTTAGATGCTGAAGCTAACAAAGAAAAATTAGCTACTTACGGCGAATTAGACGACGAATATACTTCAATCAGAGAATACAGGAATTTATAA
- a CDS encoding DUF2097 domain-containing protein, whose amino-acid sequence MKELELTTKEAVAYLKENVKIHDVLEISYNRIYAAGEVLNVDFSEYFGKPGFKLLVSLDESELGATVEIDVYEVEEDLIEFVHKPKDGEVVDVSVI is encoded by the coding sequence ATGAAAGAATTAGAGTTAACAACAAAAGAAGCTGTAGCATATTTAAAAGAAAATGTGAAAATTCATGATGTTTTAGAAATTTCATACAATAGAATTTATGCAGCGGGTGAAGTTTTAAATGTTGATTTTTCCGAATACTTTGGAAAACCTGGGTTTAAACTGTTGGTTTCCCTTGATGAAAGTGAACTGGGTGCCACAGTTGAAATAGATGTTTATGAAGTTGAAGAAGATCTCATAGAATTTGTTCATAAACCTAAGGATGGTGAAGTTGTGGATGTTTCTGTAATATGA
- the fwdF gene encoding tungsten-dependent formylmethanofuran dehydrogenase subunit FwdF translates to MIRNLKEVKDNNFDITRSAEEVRNLSFNDHVCLGCGICESTCPVEAITLNAIAVDARHRISNDVYFSGHEKIAQNFKDEFDVQRVSIDESKCVLCGMCSGLCPVDALVLTIDGVPIKEIEAYPHYNAFSEIDDDECIYCKRCEIACPRDAIVIERVLPDRADLVTGEIDVDDEECIYCGVCEELCPAEAIVVDKETGRESIVIDKDKCVYCLVCKKSCPTNAIKAICRACNYGEYDLDPAKAAVKGNSVIDSELCVFCGWCEGVCPTDAAKHKKPFEGSIEIDDDKCQACGACVDICGCNALAFPVSSGPGSRMEHVIANNDYCVKCKACAKACPNGAITVKRTEIDHTPISSTTWKDALDAIKD, encoded by the coding sequence ATGATTAGAAATTTAAAAGAGGTTAAAGACAACAACTTTGACATCACAAGATCTGCTGAAGAAGTTAGAAACTTGTCTTTCAACGACCATGTATGTTTAGGTTGTGGGATTTGTGAATCTACTTGTCCTGTCGAAGCAATTACATTAAATGCAATTGCTGTTGACGCACGTCACAGAATCTCAAACGACGTTTATTTCAGTGGTCATGAAAAGATTGCTCAAAACTTCAAAGACGAATTTGATGTTCAAAGAGTAAGCATTGACGAAAGTAAATGTGTATTATGTGGTATGTGCAGCGGATTATGTCCTGTTGATGCATTAGTATTAACTATTGATGGCGTACCAATCAAAGAAATTGAAGCATATCCTCATTATAACGCTTTCTCAGAAATTGATGATGATGAATGTATTTACTGTAAAAGATGTGAAATCGCATGTCCTCGTGATGCAATTGTCATTGAAAGAGTTTTACCAGACCGTGCTGACTTAGTAACTGGTGAAATTGATGTAGATGATGAAGAATGTATCTACTGTGGTGTATGTGAAGAATTATGTCCTGCAGAAGCAATCGTCGTTGATAAAGAAACTGGAAGAGAATCTATTGTCATTGACAAAGATAAATGTGTATACTGTTTAGTATGTAAAAAATCCTGTCCTACCAATGCTATTAAAGCAATCTGTAGAGCATGTAACTACGGTGAATATGATTTAGACCCTGCAAAAGCTGCTGTTAAAGGAAACTCAGTCATTGACTCAGAACTCTGTGTATTCTGCGGATGGTGTGAAGGAGTATGTCCAACCGATGCTGCTAAACACAAAAAACCATTCGAAGGTTCTATTGAAATTGATGATGATAAATGTCAAGCTTGTGGAGCTTGTGTAGATATTTGCGGATGTAACGCATTAGCATTCCCAGTATCCTCAGGTCCTGGTTCTAGAATGGAACATGTAATTGCTAACAATGATTACTGTGTAAAATGTAAAGCATGTGCAAAAGCATGTCCTAACGGTGCAATTACTGTAAAAAGAACTGAAATTGACCACACACCTATTAGCTCAACTACTTGGAAAGATGCTTTAGATGCAATTAAAGACTAG
- a CDS encoding formylmethanofuran dehydrogenase subunit B: protein MTYEPPVTDYDHIVENCTCAFCGCNCDDLDYLVKDGHVVAVRHACRLGASKIMEDMDQRLLVPMIRDENGELKEVDWDTALDKAAEYIANSIRPVFYGWSETSTECMKEGVALGEYIGAVLDNQATICHGPSLQAVQNAGYPIQTLGEVQNRADMIAYSGSNAMNSHPRHMARYAVFCRGYFRQRGRFDRTVVTMDPKFSDTAKCSDKWIGFEQNGDYGFYNAIRAVLRGKELYQDVISGIPKEDIYELAEEMKNAEFGVLFFGLGLTHTLSKQRNIDIAIKMVQDLNKYSKWGLTPMRGHFNVNGFNIFMAFECGFAFGVDYCRGYPRYMMGETNTIDLLVRKEPDCFMVIAADPGAHFPNGANQHLANIPVIQIDIHWGPSTELADVVLPGSFIAVECAGTSYRMDGVPIYMKKAIDKPETCRDDEWIVRELKERVMKLREEPNVAPKYVPNPNAL, encoded by the coding sequence ATGACTTATGAACCACCTGTAACTGATTATGATCACATTGTTGAAAATTGTACTTGTGCATTCTGTGGTTGTAACTGTGACGACCTCGACTACTTAGTCAAAGACGGTCACGTAGTTGCTGTAAGACACGCATGCAGATTAGGAGCAAGTAAAATTATGGAAGATATGGATCAAAGATTACTTGTTCCAATGATTAGGGATGAAAACGGAGAACTCAAAGAAGTAGATTGGGATACTGCTTTAGACAAAGCTGCTGAATACATTGCTAATTCCATCAGACCAGTATTTTACGGTTGGTCTGAAACTTCTACTGAATGTATGAAAGAAGGAGTAGCATTAGGTGAATACATCGGTGCTGTATTAGATAACCAAGCTACTATCTGTCACGGTCCTTCTCTCCAAGCTGTACAAAATGCAGGTTACCCTATTCAAACTTTAGGAGAAGTTCAAAACAGAGCAGATATGATTGCTTACTCTGGAAGTAACGCAATGAACTCTCACCCAAGACACATGGCAAGATATGCTGTGTTCTGTAGAGGATACTTCAGACAAAGAGGAAGATTCGACAGAACTGTTGTTACCATGGATCCAAAATTCTCCGATACTGCAAAATGTTCAGACAAATGGATTGGATTCGAACAAAACGGAGATTACGGTTTCTACAATGCTATTAGAGCAGTTCTCAGAGGAAAAGAATTATACCAAGACGTAATTTCTGGAATTCCTAAAGAAGACATTTACGAATTAGCAGAAGAAATGAAAAACGCTGAATTCGGTGTTCTCTTCTTCGGTTTAGGTTTAACCCACACTTTATCAAAACAAAGAAACATTGATATTGCAATTAAAATGGTACAAGACTTAAACAAATACAGTAAATGGGGTCTTACTCCAATGAGAGGTCACTTTAACGTAAACGGATTCAACATTTTCATGGCATTCGAATGTGGATTTGCTTTCGGTGTTGACTACTGTAGAGGTTACCCAAGATATATGATGGGTGAAACCAACACTATCGATTTATTAGTAAGAAAAGAACCAGATTGTTTCATGGTTATTGCAGCTGACCCAGGTGCTCACTTCCCTAATGGAGCAAACCAACACTTAGCTAACATTCCTGTTATTCAAATCGATATTCACTGGGGTCCATCAACTGAACTCGCTGATGTAGTATTGCCAGGTTCATTCATTGCTGTAGAATGTGCTGGTACCAGTTATCGTATGGATGGAGTTCCTATCTACATGAAGAAAGCTATCGACAAACCAGAAACCTGTCGTGATGACGAATGGATTGTCCGTGAATTGAAAGAAAGAGTAATGAAACTCAGAGAAGAGCCAAACGTAGCTCCAAAATATGTGCCAAATCCAAACGCACTATAA
- a CDS encoding DUF2097 domain-containing protein, translated as MIKEVEMTFDEAVEYIRNNVHVRDTLEVSYNRIFAPGEVLGITEEDEVTGEGLRVAMQLNGEILNQSIEIDFKEIADDLIEMRHIHDDEELIIEIL; from the coding sequence ATGATTAAAGAAGTTGAAATGACCTTTGATGAAGCAGTAGAATATATCAGGAATAACGTTCATGTTAGAGATACTTTGGAAGTGTCTTATAATCGTATTTTTGCTCCTGGTGAAGTTTTAGGAATAACTGAAGAAGATGAAGTAACTGGTGAAGGTCTTAGAGTTGCAATGCAATTAAACGGTGAAATCTTAAACCAATCTATTGAAATTGATTTTAAAGAAATTGCGGATGATTTAATAGAAATGCGCCATATTCATGATGATGAAGAGTTGATTATCGAGATTCTTTAA
- a CDS encoding 4Fe-4S binding protein encodes MELKVEQDNCLGCGICVIACPVNAAISPENAGGNGAKTEEVIMMVENGFIKLFSPEKCEKCGTCQMFCPVNAIWLE; translated from the coding sequence ATGGAACTTAAAGTAGAACAAGATAATTGTTTAGGATGTGGGATTTGTGTAATCGCTTGTCCTGTAAATGCTGCTATCAGCCCAGAAAACGCTGGTGGTAATGGTGCTAAGACTGAAGAAGTTATTATGATGGTAGAAAACGGATTCATCAAACTCTTTAGTCCTGAAAAATGTGAAAAGTGTGGAACATGTCAAATGTTTTGCCCAGTAAATGCTATATGGTTAGAATAG
- a CDS encoding 4Fe-4S binding protein, with protein sequence MVVQMPKHIASGLKYLAAVKLKDAGESHQAIAEELGVDRSTISHYLNGRNLSWNSIDVARTIVDLSPRDFLKMTEAIFDEPEQSRKIVNICRERNFEVSIGDSCIGCGLCVNACTMKAIELESLKAHADSIQCCGCQLCSDECPTNSIKILEI encoded by the coding sequence ATGGTGGTTCAAATGCCAAAGCATATTGCATCTGGTCTAAAATATTTGGCTGCGGTCAAGTTGAAGGATGCTGGTGAAAGTCACCAGGCAATTGCTGAGGAGTTGGGTGTCGATAGATCTACTATTTCCCATTATTTGAATGGTCGAAATTTATCCTGGAACTCAATTGATGTTGCAAGGACTATTGTGGACTTATCTCCCAGGGATTTCTTGAAAATGACTGAGGCTATATTTGATGAACCAGAACAGAGTCGAAAAATTGTGAATATTTGCCGAGAAAGAAATTTCGAGGTGAGTATAGGAGATTCGTGTATTGGTTGCGGCTTATGTGTAAATGCATGTACAATGAAAGCTATTGAGTTAGAATCATTAAAGGCACATGCAGACTCCATACAATGTTGTGGTTGTCAGCTATGTAGCGATGAATGCCCAACTAATTCTATAAAAATTTTGGAGATTTAA
- the mobB gene encoding molybdopterin-guanine dinucleotide biosynthesis protein B → MKIVSIVGKKNTGKTSLTVKVIEELTKRGYNVASIKHSHHSIEMDKENTDTWKHKQAGANLVVGVGSTTFFNVKKEHDLNRILYMLKHFDDFDFVVIEGYKRYNYPKIITSPDVKDDYTIKEVDSFTIDEEGVSQLADLIEERGHDIIDTLFANNCGFNNGEVIAREIRQGNLSVDDLDKIHSYLSIDGKVVGLNRFVSDYFKQSITGIINTLNLDEYDVEDIGKIELVIPNESAAKNAIDCECSILINNDNLEINGFTKNIVSNSIKGMVNAIKTEEDVKLIYVEIKNINSNDLRTADITLKTNNHDVEINDFTQGILKETIFAIINTLKIDTEIKDIKIEVEER, encoded by the coding sequence ATGAAGATAGTATCTATTGTAGGTAAAAAAAATACCGGAAAAACATCACTAACCGTGAAAGTTATTGAAGAGCTGACCAAAAGAGGCTATAATGTTGCATCCATAAAGCACTCACACCATTCAATAGAAATGGACAAGGAAAATACAGACACTTGGAAACATAAGCAGGCCGGTGCCAACTTGGTTGTGGGTGTTGGTTCAACTACATTTTTCAATGTTAAAAAAGAGCATGATCTTAATAGAATACTATATATGCTGAAACATTTTGACGACTTCGACTTTGTAGTTATTGAAGGATATAAAAGATACAACTACCCTAAAATCATTACATCCCCTGACGTTAAAGATGACTATACAATCAAGGAAGTCGATTCATTTACAATAGATGAAGAGGGTGTCAGCCAACTTGCAGACCTCATCGAAGAGAGAGGCCACGATATTATTGATACATTATTTGCCAACAACTGTGGATTCAACAATGGAGAGGTTATTGCCCGTGAAATTCGCCAGGGAAACTTAAGTGTTGACGATTTGGATAAAATACATTCATACCTATCAATTGACGGAAAAGTTGTCGGACTGAATAGATTCGTTAGCGATTATTTCAAGCAAAGCATCACCGGCATAATCAATACATTAAACCTTGATGAATACGATGTTGAGGATATAGGTAAAATTGAGCTTGTAATTCCAAATGAAAGTGCAGCTAAAAATGCGATTGACTGCGAATGCAGCATTCTGATAAATAACGATAATCTTGAAATAAACGGATTTACCAAAAACATCGTTTCAAATTCGATTAAGGGAATGGTAAATGCCATTAAAACTGAAGAAGATGTAAAGCTAATATATGTTGAAATCAAAAATATCAACAGCAATGATTTGAGAACTGCAGATATTACACTTAAGACAAACAATCATGATGTTGAAATAAATGACTTTACCCAAGGCATTCTAAAAGAAACAATATTTGCAATCATCAATACTCTCAAAATTGACACAGAAATTAAAGATATAAAAATTGAAGTGGAAGAACGATAA
- a CDS encoding formylmethanofuran dehydrogenase subunit A, translating to MMEYILKNGIVYDPANEVNGEKMDVMFKDGVIVDNVSADAEVLDVTDKIVMPAGIDPHAHVAGPKLVVGRLYRPEDSRRGVTQKTSVIRSESGFSIPSCPATGYRYSRLGYGTVVEAAMPPLEAKHTHEEIATIPQIDIPAMPLFGNNWFVMEYAKDNNIEDIAAFVSAWLKISKGYGIKIVNPCGSEAWGWGMNVHGVNDKAPYFDVTSKEVIIALAKANEMLNLPHSIHIHPNDLGHPGNVPTTIETMDAVKDVKKGSKAAEVRDQVMHLCHLQFHSYTGNSWKDAGSGAEEIAKYINSHDHITCDVGQVTLDETTTMTADAPMEYDLFKLSGLKWTNKDIECETAAGIIPCIYSGKNPVNTLQWAIGLELFLHIDDPWKVCLTTDHPNAGPFTRYPRIISWLMSNYRRMEMIENREVHKWAEKRTTLATLDREYDFYDIATISRAAPARIYGFTDRGALTPGYRADIAVYDINPNDIDPSRQYAEIEKGFNVADYTIKDGQILVKDKEIVKVKESQNIWVNVKGWEQNEQKVIDNIMPFFTQYYSVKWENYPVHDHYVSNPIVVDVDGK from the coding sequence ATAATGGAATATATTCTTAAAAATGGTATTGTCTATGACCCTGCTAATGAAGTAAATGGGGAAAAGATGGACGTTATGTTCAAAGATGGTGTTATTGTAGACAATGTTTCTGCAGATGCTGAAGTCTTAGACGTTACCGATAAAATAGTCATGCCAGCAGGTATTGACCCTCACGCACACGTTGCAGGTCCTAAATTAGTAGTAGGAAGATTATACAGGCCTGAAGATTCCAGAAGAGGTGTTACTCAAAAAACTAGTGTAATTAGATCAGAATCTGGTTTCTCCATTCCAAGTTGTCCTGCAACTGGTTACAGATACTCAAGATTAGGTTACGGTACTGTTGTAGAAGCAGCTATGCCTCCTCTTGAAGCAAAACACACTCACGAAGAAATTGCAACTATTCCTCAAATCGATATTCCAGCTATGCCATTATTCGGTAACAACTGGTTTGTAATGGAATATGCAAAAGATAATAATATTGAAGACATCGCAGCATTTGTATCTGCATGGTTAAAAATCTCCAAAGGTTACGGAATTAAAATCGTAAACCCATGTGGAAGTGAAGCATGGGGTTGGGGTATGAACGTACACGGTGTAAACGATAAAGCACCTTACTTCGACGTAACTTCCAAAGAAGTTATCATTGCTTTAGCAAAAGCTAACGAAATGTTAAACTTACCTCACTCTATTCACATTCACCCTAACGACTTAGGACACCCTGGTAACGTACCAACTACTATCGAAACCATGGATGCTGTCAAAGACGTTAAAAAAGGTTCCAAAGCTGCTGAAGTAAGAGACCAAGTTATGCACTTATGTCACTTACAATTCCACTCTTACACTGGTAACAGCTGGAAAGACGCAGGTTCCGGTGCTGAAGAAATTGCTAAATACATCAACAGCCACGATCACATAACCTGTGATGTAGGTCAAGTAACTTTAGACGAAACCACAACCATGACTGCAGATGCTCCTATGGAATACGACTTATTCAAATTATCCGGTCTTAAATGGACCAACAAAGATATTGAATGTGAAACCGCAGCTGGTATTATTCCATGTATTTACTCAGGTAAAAACCCAGTTAACACTTTACAATGGGCTATTGGTCTAGAATTATTCTTGCACATTGATGACCCATGGAAAGTTTGTTTAACTACTGACCACCCTAACGCAGGACCATTCACAAGATACCCAAGAATCATCTCCTGGTTAATGAGTAATTACAGAAGAATGGAAATGATTGAAAACAGAGAAGTCCACAAATGGGCAGAAAAAAGAACTACTCTTGCAACTCTTGACAGAGAATACGATTTCTACGATATTGCAACTATTTCCAGAGCTGCTCCAGCTAGAATCTACGGATTCACCGACAGAGGTGCACTCACCCCTGGTTACAGAGCAGACATTGCAGTATATGACATTAATCCTAATGATATTGACCCATCCAGACAATATGCTGAAATCGAAAAAGGTTTCAATGTAGCTGACTACACTATTAAAGATGGTCAAATCTTAGTAAAAGACAAAGAAATTGTAAAAGTTAAAGAAAGTCAAAACATTTGGGTTAACGTAAAAGGATGGGAACAAAACGAGCAAAAAGTTATCGACAACATTATGCCGTTCTTCACCCAATACTACTCAGTTAAATGGGAAAACTATCCAGTACACGACCACTATGTATCTAACCCAATAGTTGTAGATGTTGATGGTAAATAG
- a CDS encoding DUF128 domain-containing protein, with protein MSESEHRMIEILRILSVQDKPTGSKFIADELKNKGFNLGERAVRYHMQILDEKGYTERMGYSGRQITDLGREKLEKGLIYDQVDFTHSKFEEIIYLTDFNYITQSGNVVVNTSTVYNEESINILKEIFESGLSVSPYVNINKVGNDGGIEVTTLCGTTIDGILLSEGIASQLQYGGLLKIEDSRPTKFTNLISYKKTSVTPLDAFTNSNLTSVLNVITEGSGTLPANFRLIPGVCRDQTIEILNKLNKIGIGGVISISEEGNDILGVPVPDGMVGICIIGGVTPFCALKEQGKEIDIKIAEEIKNFDELKPITPTIKHSLMPATEHKQLKIPFLLSKSWNLIQQVNFDVEKRKGNIISNVSYLDKNQLDKALDIMDETYNNNPKFINPYYKLIDHPTDSEKIGIATICSLSIDGLMINNGIMSTPKYGGLLELTEPPLLIELISYNGTTIDPHNIFLSKNMTSITGNNGTTKILASIKEIPNISRDYAVHLLEILNNIGFSIYKIGKPRELVYNAKVDNYNFGVIAGGGLNSIGAIKEKGIDIEIKAIEKLIPFESMDRL; from the coding sequence ATGTCAGAATCAGAACACCGAATGATTGAAATTTTAAGGATATTGAGTGTACAGGACAAACCCACTGGTTCCAAATTCATTGCCGATGAGCTAAAGAACAAGGGTTTTAATTTGGGCGAACGTGCTGTCAGATACCATATGCAGATTTTGGATGAAAAAGGATATACCGAAAGAATGGGATATTCCGGAAGGCAAATTACAGATTTGGGTCGTGAAAAATTAGAAAAGGGACTGATTTACGACCAGGTTGATTTCACCCATTCAAAATTTGAAGAAATAATATATTTAACTGACTTTAACTATATCACACAAAGCGGTAATGTAGTTGTAAACACATCAACTGTTTATAATGAAGAATCAATCAATATACTTAAAGAAATTTTTGAAAGTGGTCTTTCTGTTAGCCCTTACGTTAATATAAATAAGGTTGGAAATGATGGTGGAATTGAAGTAACAACCCTTTGCGGTACAACAATTGATGGAATACTTTTAAGTGAAGGAATCGCATCACAACTTCAATACGGCGGACTTTTAAAAATTGAAGATTCAAGACCAACCAAATTCACAAACCTGATTTCTTACAAAAAAACATCAGTCACACCCCTAGACGCATTCACAAATTCCAATTTAACATCAGTTTTGAATGTGATTACCGAAGGCAGTGGAACATTGCCTGCCAATTTCAGACTAATTCCTGGAGTTTGTCGAGATCAAACAATTGAAATATTAAACAAACTAAATAAAATAGGAATTGGTGGAGTAATATCCATTTCTGAAGAGGGAAATGATATTTTAGGAGTACCTGTTCCTGATGGAATGGTAGGAATTTGTATCATCGGAGGCGTGACTCCATTTTGTGCACTTAAAGAACAGGGAAAAGAGATTGACATTAAGATAGCTGAAGAGATAAAGAATTTTGATGAATTAAAACCAATCACACCAACAATAAAACATAGTCTAATGCCTGCAACAGAACACAAACAACTAAAAATACCATTTTTACTATCTAAATCATGGAATCTAATTCAACAGGTCAATTTTGATGTTGAAAAAAGAAAAGGAAATATAATCTCAAACGTTTCATACCTTGACAAAAATCAGCTGGACAAAGCATTGGACATTATGGATGAAACATACAACAACAATCCAAAATTCATAAATCCGTATTATAAGCTCATTGATCATCCAACAGACAGCGAAAAAATTGGAATAGCTACAATTTGCAGTTTGAGTATTGATGGATTAATGATAAACAACGGAATAATGAGCACTCCAAAATATGGTGGATTGCTTGAGTTAACAGAGCCTCCGCTTTTAATCGAATTAATATCCTATAACGGAACAACAATCGACCCGCACAACATATTTTTGTCAAAAAATATGACATCCATAACAGGCAATAACGGCACTACCAAAATATTGGCCAGCATAAAAGAAATTCCTAACATATCAAGAGACTATGCAGTTCATTTATTGGAAATTTTAAACAATATAGGATTTTCCATTTATAAAATCGGCAAGCCAAGAGAACTGGTATACAATGCAAAAGTAGACAACTACAATTTTGGCGTGATAGCTGGCGGTGGTTTGAATTCAATAGGTGCAATTAAAGAAAAGGGAATAGATATTGAAATAAAGGCAATTGAAAAACTGATTCCTTTTGAAAGTATGGATAGACTGTAA
- a CDS encoding molybdopterin dinucleotide binding domain-containing protein has translation MHYANTYLEKPVVPDVKITGEGTTDVLKCMLNTGSDIYQGACKKRGSTLKEEYKNASGTCYMDPRDMAKLGVNNWDTVLVKTDFGEVVVNCAVSRDAPHEGTVFICKGPWANTIVSHDTYCCSDPTYKGIRCTVEKTDRKVLLMADLMRWVYKKYVDEEDDDVVENMDSLGELPVYHGRKWEELIDHDL, from the coding sequence ATGCATTATGCTAATACTTATTTAGAAAAACCTGTAGTACCTGATGTAAAAATTACTGGTGAAGGAACAACTGATGTTTTAAAATGTATGTTAAACACCGGTTCTGACATCTACCAAGGTGCTTGTAAAAAAAGAGGATCCACCTTAAAAGAAGAATACAAAAACGCTTCCGGTACCTGTTACATGGATCCTAGAGATATGGCAAAATTAGGTGTAAACAACTGGGATACTGTACTTGTTAAAACCGATTTCGGTGAAGTAGTTGTAAACTGTGCAGTTTCAAGAGATGCACCTCACGAAGGAACTGTATTCATTTGTAAAGGACCATGGGCTAACACTATTGTAAGTCACGACACTTACTGCTGTTCTGACCCAACTTACAAAGGAATCAGATGTACTGTCGAAAAAACCGACAGAAAAGTATTACTCATGGCAGACTTAATGAGATGGGTATACAAAAAATACGTTGATGAAGAAGATGACGATGTTGTAGAAAACATGGACTCTTTAGGTGAATTACCTGTTTATCACGGACGTAAATGGGAGGAGTTGATTGACCATGACTTATGA